A single Defluviitalea saccharophila DNA region contains:
- a CDS encoding sensor histidine kinase produces the protein MTTQRNIGIIRIILFLVNFITVIFLAAIIYRSTKLIIWDFHAREFLESIQYIPVIPWKVPAYSILLLLVFLLSIELRERFFKESSTIQILWCVFDILICIIIIYLLNMGHKSLLLLPLTNIIIYIDGKKSRSLFIAFTLALYSIFDYDILSVKLNMVSINEYIQYFNPTLRLYLQGIKSILFSANQMLFIIFMVFVVQKEIDENVKIRELYDKLVRTTEELRVVNIQLEDYAKKSEEMAKIKERNRLAREIHDIIGHTLTGISTGLDACLELIDIDSSKTKHQLRKIADLARQGLLDVRKSVKQLRPDALERYSLVSAIQKLADNINECTSTKVEVQIRGDESRLNGDEEEAVYRVVQESITNAVRHGQAQNIKISLIFNEDKVEIDIIDDGIGCANIHQGFGLKHITERVLMLQGNARFRSEEGKGFQVIVDIPVRNKAI, from the coding sequence ATGACTACTCAAAGGAATATAGGGATTATAAGAATCATCTTATTTCTAGTAAATTTTATAACCGTAATTTTTCTGGCAGCAATCATTTATCGTAGTACGAAGCTCATTATATGGGATTTCCACGCCAGAGAGTTTTTGGAGAGTATACAGTACATACCGGTTATTCCCTGGAAAGTTCCTGCCTATTCTATTTTGTTATTACTTGTCTTTCTCCTAAGTATTGAATTAAGGGAACGGTTCTTTAAAGAAAGCAGTACGATACAAATCCTGTGGTGTGTTTTTGATATTTTAATTTGTATTATCATTATTTACTTATTAAACATGGGACATAAAAGTCTTTTGCTTTTACCCCTTACAAATATCATCATTTATATTGATGGCAAAAAAAGCAGGTCCCTTTTTATTGCGTTTACTTTAGCTCTGTACAGTATTTTTGATTATGATATTTTATCGGTAAAACTTAATATGGTTTCTATTAATGAATACATTCAATATTTTAACCCTACCCTAAGGCTGTATTTGCAGGGAATAAAAAGCATCCTGTTTTCCGCCAATCAGATGCTTTTTATCATTTTTATGGTTTTTGTTGTACAAAAAGAAATTGATGAGAATGTAAAAATTAGAGAACTCTATGACAAATTAGTGAGAACGACTGAAGAACTTAGGGTGGTTAATATACAATTGGAGGATTATGCAAAGAAATCCGAAGAAATGGCGAAAATCAAAGAAAGAAACAGGCTTGCCAGAGAAATTCATGATATCATCGGGCATACCTTAACGGGTATTTCTACCGGACTAGATGCCTGCTTGGAATTGATTGATATAGATAGTTCCAAAACAAAACATCAATTAAGAAAAATAGCAGATCTTGCAAGGCAGGGACTGTTGGATGTAAGAAAATCAGTTAAGCAGCTTAGACCTGATGCGCTTGAGAGATATTCTTTAGTTTCAGCAATACAAAAACTTGCCGACAATATTAATGAATGTACCAGTACCAAGGTAGAAGTTCAAATTCGAGGTGATGAATCTCGTCTTAACGGTGATGAGGAAGAAGCTGTCTATCGGGTGGTACAAGAAAGCATTACCAATGCGGTGCGTCATGGACAAGCTCAAAATATCAAAATATCTCTCATATTTAATGAAGATAAAGTTGAAATTGATATTATAGACGATGGCATTGGCTGTGCTAATATTCATCAGGGTTTTGGCCTTAAACACATAACGGAAAGGGTTCTTATGCTTCAAGGCAATGCAAGGTTTAGAAGTGAAGAAGGAAAGGGTTTTCAAGTGATAGTGGATATTCCTGTTAGAAATAAAGCTATTTAA
- a CDS encoding ferrous iron transport protein A, with product MLLSNATPGQIIEIVSIPDPSIRAQAIRFGLYEGAQVKCSQVIHLGPVILQNRMQEIAIGHRLAEKIQIKSVS from the coding sequence ATGCTTCTATCGAATGCAACCCCTGGTCAGATCATAGAAATTGTATCTATTCCTGACCCGTCTATTAGAGCACAAGCTATTCGTTTTGGACTCTATGAAGGGGCTCAGGTTAAATGTTCTCAAGTGATTCATTTAGGTCCAGTAATTCTTCAAAACCGCATGCAGGAAATTGCTATCGGACATAGATTAGCAGAAAAAATTCAAATTAAATCTGTTTCATAA
- the feoB gene encoding ferrous iron transport protein B, with the protein MSSCHTSTQVDLKNHSDKIKLVLVGNPNVGKSVFFNALTGIYVDVSNFPGTTVDISHGVYKNYVVLDTPGVYGVSSFNDEERVARDVILDGDIILNVVDAVHMDRDLFLTQQLIDMGKRVIVALNMMDDVKRNGLQIDVKKLSELLGVPVIPTVAVNKQGIKELKNTLETASTGNSISGIKELMKSIMPKVSNPAEALLVLEEDENIIERNHIKEKYPYREKIYLQRRKRVNEIVNSVVTETTNGASFKTRLSQLMLKPLTGIPILLLTLFIMYQFLGVFIAQTVVGITEEIIMGTYYNDSIMSIFGPLVKGYDFLEKFLVGEFGILTMVPIYILGLLLPLVIGFYFLLSILEDSGYLPRIATLVDRVLTKLGLNGRAIIPIILGFGCVTMATITTRILGSKRERFIATMLLGLAIPCSAQLGVIAGMISAVGPVYFTVYITTIILVFVLAGTLLNQVMPGESTDLLIDIPPLRMPRVKNVLSKTYTKSMAFLKEASPLFVIGAVLITFMDHFGILLSIQNAIAPLTEGFLKLPKEVATAFIMGIVRRDFGAAGLFKLAEDGMLNAAQTLISLVVITLFVPCIAAILVIFKERSWKESLLIWFGSMFIAFLVGGMLAFVLV; encoded by the coding sequence ATGAGTTCGTGTCATACAAGCACCCAGGTTGATCTTAAAAATCATAGCGATAAAATTAAACTTGTTTTAGTCGGAAATCCCAATGTCGGCAAATCGGTGTTCTTTAACGCTTTAACAGGGATATATGTGGATGTATCCAATTTCCCCGGCACAACTGTAGATATCAGTCATGGGGTATATAAAAATTATGTTGTCCTGGATACTCCAGGGGTATATGGGGTTTCGTCTTTTAATGACGAGGAAAGAGTTGCAAGAGACGTGATTCTTGATGGAGATATCATCTTAAACGTTGTCGATGCCGTACATATGGACAGGGATTTATTTCTTACTCAACAGCTTATAGATATGGGCAAAAGAGTGATTGTAGCCCTGAATATGATGGATGATGTAAAGCGAAACGGACTGCAAATAGATGTTAAAAAATTGTCAGAACTCCTGGGAGTTCCGGTTATTCCAACAGTCGCAGTCAATAAACAGGGAATAAAAGAGTTAAAAAATACTCTCGAAACAGCTTCTACAGGAAACTCCATAAGTGGTATTAAAGAGCTCATGAAATCCATAATGCCTAAGGTATCGAATCCTGCTGAAGCTCTCCTTGTATTAGAAGAAGATGAAAATATAATAGAAAGAAATCATATCAAAGAAAAATATCCTTATAGAGAAAAAATCTATCTTCAAAGACGCAAAAGAGTAAATGAAATTGTGAACTCAGTTGTAACTGAAACAACTAACGGTGCTTCTTTTAAGACGCGTTTAAGCCAACTGATGTTAAAACCCCTTACAGGAATTCCTATATTGCTTCTGACCCTTTTTATTATGTATCAATTTCTAGGGGTATTTATCGCCCAAACAGTTGTAGGAATCACTGAAGAAATTATTATGGGCACTTACTATAATGACTCTATTATGAGTATATTTGGTCCCCTGGTGAAGGGATATGATTTTTTAGAGAAATTTTTAGTTGGCGAGTTTGGTATCTTAACCATGGTTCCGATTTATATTCTGGGACTTTTGCTTCCTCTTGTTATAGGTTTTTATTTCCTTTTATCCATATTAGAAGACTCTGGATATCTTCCACGTATTGCAACATTGGTGGACAGGGTGCTGACAAAATTAGGATTAAACGGCAGAGCCATTATTCCGATTATCTTAGGTTTTGGATGTGTGACCATGGCTACGATTACCACAAGGATTTTAGGCTCAAAACGGGAACGTTTTATAGCTACCATGCTCCTTGGTCTAGCCATCCCCTGCTCCGCTCAATTAGGTGTTATTGCAGGAATGATCAGTGCCGTAGGTCCGGTTTATTTCACAGTTTATATAACAACCATTATTCTTGTTTTCGTGCTTGCCGGTACTCTTCTTAATCAAGTAATGCCCGGGGAATCCACGGACCTTTTAATTGATATTCCCCCTCTTAGAATGCCAAGGGTTAAAAATGTTCTATCAAAGACTTATACTAAATCTATGGCATTTTTAAAAGAAGCGTCCCCCTTATTTGTTATTGGTGCAGTACTCATTACCTTTATGGATCATTTTGGAATTCTGCTTTCTATCCAAAATGCAATTGCTCCTTTAACAGAAGGATTCTTGAAACTGCCAAAAGAAGTGGCAACAGCTTTTATTATGGGGATTGTAAGGCGGGATTTTGGTGCCGCAGGACTCTTTAAATTGGCTGAAGACGGCATGTTAAATGCTGCACAGACTTTAATTTCTCTCGTTGTTATTACTTTGTTTGTACCATGTATTGCCGCTATCTTGGTTATTTTTAAAGAAAGAAGCTGGAAAGAATCTCTCCTCATCTGGTTTGGAAGTATGTTTATTGCATTTTTGGTGGGAGGAATGCTGGCATTTGTATTAGTATAA
- a CDS encoding ferritin family protein, with protein MGEHSYSYREILKLAISMEEEGIKFYEGLAQKTKGEIKEGLLSLAEDEKRHKKIFVKWYDNSNEEQGDDYLFEESVDLFFHNYAKSKGFEQREAVPDSLEEAIDLGIETEKITIEYYKSLLEHAKSPVAEILKKLIAEEEGHYIKLKSYKSNLKK; from the coding sequence ATGGGGGAACATTCATACAGTTATAGAGAAATTTTAAAGCTTGCGATTAGCATGGAAGAAGAGGGTATTAAGTTTTATGAAGGATTAGCCCAAAAAACTAAAGGAGAAATTAAAGAAGGATTGCTTTCCTTAGCTGAAGATGAAAAAAGACACAAAAAGATTTTTGTGAAATGGTATGATAATTCGAATGAAGAGCAAGGGGACGATTATCTTTTTGAAGAAAGTGTAGATTTATTTTTCCATAACTACGCAAAGAGCAAAGGATTTGAGCAAAGAGAAGCAGTTCCTGATTCTTTAGAAGAAGCGATTGATTTAGGCATCGAAACAGAAAAAATTACGATTGAATACTATAAAAGTTTATTGGAGCATGCGAAGTCTCCGGTTGCTGAGATATTAAAAAAATTAATTGCTGAAGAAGAAGGACATTATATTAAATTAAAATCATATAAATCCAATTTAAAAAAGTAG
- the rd gene encoding rubredoxin, protein MSKWVCLVCGYVYDPEEGDPDNGVQPGTAFEDVPEDWVCPVCGVGKDEFEEQ, encoded by the coding sequence ATGAGTAAATGGGTTTGTTTAGTATGTGGATATGTTTATGATCCAGAAGAAGGAGACCCAGATAACGGAGTTCAACCAGGAACAGCTTTTGAAGACGTTCCTGAAGATTGGGTTTGCCCTGTTTGCGGAGTAGGCAAGGATGAATTTGAAGAACAATAA
- the pyk gene encoding pyruvate kinase yields the protein MRKTKIVCTLGPASGDIETIKKLIKNGMNAARINFSHGTYESHGEIIKNLIAAREELNAPIPLVLDTKGPEIRIQNFSKEVVFLKQGQTFTLTTEDIEGDETRVSVTYKNLPYDLRRGSRVLLDDGLIELRVKNITDTEVECEVINGGPLSSKKGVNIPDVYVNLPSLTEKDIEDIKFGIKMGFDYIAASFVRSANDVIKIRKILEENGGNNISIIAKIENRDGVNNIDEILEVADGIMVARGDLGVEIATEEVPLVQKMLIQKANQAGKPVITATQMLDSMVRNPRPTRAEANDVANAIFDGTDAIMLSGETAKGSYPVESVIMMSTIAKRTESSIDYIKNMSEFHRTIQTDITNAISHATCTTAADLNAACIVTVTKSGGTARMVSKFRPSSPVLGCTIDEQTWRQLNLVWGCIPVKTELKSTTDELFSLAVDKSVETGVAKTGDIIVITAGVPVGVSGTTNILKVHIVGNVLVKGEGIGNKVVAGTASVIKVVEEAEKYFKKGDILVTYRTNNDFLPYIKKASAIVVEEGEEGENSHAAIVARALDIPVIIGAKNAVTLIRSGTLITVDSKNGFVYNGMPEKTRNHK from the coding sequence ATGAGGAAAACGAAAATTGTATGTACTTTAGGTCCTGCATCCGGTGATATTGAAACGATTAAAAAGCTTATAAAAAATGGGATGAATGCTGCAAGAATTAATTTTTCCCATGGAACCTATGAATCCCATGGGGAGATTATTAAAAATCTCATTGCTGCAAGGGAGGAGCTTAATGCCCCTATACCATTGGTTTTGGATACAAAGGGACCTGAAATACGTATTCAAAACTTTTCAAAAGAAGTGGTTTTCTTAAAACAAGGACAAACCTTTACTCTGACAACAGAAGATATAGAAGGGGACGAAACCAGAGTCAGCGTTACTTATAAAAACCTTCCTTACGATTTAAGACGTGGAAGCAGAGTGCTTTTAGATGACGGATTGATTGAGCTTAGGGTTAAAAATATAACCGACACGGAAGTTGAGTGTGAAGTTATAAATGGAGGACCTTTAAGCTCTAAAAAAGGCGTGAACATTCCGGATGTGTATGTAAACCTGCCCTCATTGACAGAAAAAGATATTGAAGACATCAAATTTGGTATTAAGATGGGATTTGATTATATCGCCGCATCTTTTGTCCGCTCTGCCAATGACGTTATTAAAATTAGAAAAATATTAGAAGAAAATGGCGGAAACAATATTTCCATCATTGCAAAAATAGAAAATAGAGATGGCGTAAATAATATTGATGAAATCTTGGAAGTGGCTGACGGCATTATGGTAGCAAGAGGAGATTTAGGGGTTGAAATTGCAACAGAAGAAGTACCTCTTGTACAAAAAATGCTTATACAAAAAGCAAACCAGGCAGGAAAGCCTGTTATTACGGCGACTCAAATGTTGGATTCCATGGTTAGAAATCCAAGACCTACAAGGGCGGAAGCCAATGATGTTGCCAACGCTATTTTTGATGGAACAGATGCGATCATGCTTTCGGGAGAAACTGCAAAAGGTTCCTATCCTGTAGAAAGTGTGATCATGATGTCAACTATTGCAAAAAGAACGGAAAGTTCAATTGATTATATTAAGAATATGAGTGAATTCCATAGAACCATTCAAACGGATATTACCAATGCAATAAGCCATGCAACCTGTACCACGGCAGCAGATTTGAATGCCGCTTGTATCGTAACGGTTACAAAATCCGGCGGAACAGCAAGAATGGTTTCTAAGTTCAGACCTTCTTCTCCAGTTTTAGGTTGTACCATTGACGAACAGACCTGGAGACAACTCAATTTAGTTTGGGGCTGCATACCGGTTAAAACAGAATTAAAATCTACAACAGATGAACTGTTTAGTTTAGCTGTAGACAAGTCTGTAGAAACAGGCGTTGCAAAGACTGGAGACATTATCGTCATTACAGCCGGAGTACCTGTTGGCGTATCAGGTACAACAAACATTCTAAAAGTTCATATTGTAGGAAACGTATTGGTAAAAGGAGAAGGCATAGGAAATAAGGTGGTTGCAGGAACAGCCAGCGTCATTAAAGTCGTTGAAGAAGCTGAAAAATATTTCAAAAAAGGCGATATTTTAGTTACTTATAGAACGAACAATGATTTCCTTCCATACATTAAAAAAGCTTCTGCTATTGTTGTAGAAGAAGGAGAAGAAGGAGAAAACAGCCACGCAGCCATAGTGGCAAGAGCCTTGGATATTCCTGTTATAATTGGTGCGAAAAACGCAGTAACCTTAATTAGAAGCGGTACTTTAATCACAGTAGACAGCAAAAATGGATTCGTTTATAATGGCATGCCCGAAAAAACAAGGAATCATAAATAA